In a genomic window of Methanoregula sp. UBA64:
- the atwA gene encoding methyl coenzyme M reductase system, component A2, translating to MTQPFVSVRDLCMDYSGNRVLDHVSFEIPEGEIVGIIGRSGAGKSVLMHLLRGVEDPPTGGSIVYHVAACPDCEYVDVPSRVKTACPKCGGTLAALDVDFWNPKNEALKSRVMHRTAIMFQRTFALYGDDRVIENVLRALDDIGYPSDNAVNRAADLIDQVRLSHRMMHIARDLSGGEKQRVVLARQLAKDPALLFADEPTGTLDPETAKIVHAMLSEAAKANTMGMVVTSHFSQVIEDMAHTAILLVDGKIAAMGEPRKIVREFTRNAAEDEREEVPEFGRTILSARDVAKRYISADRGVVRAVNLVTFDVAEKEIFGIIGKSGAGKTTLSRIIAGIIEPTSGEMNVRIGDEWVDMTKPGINERGRAKEYIGLLHQEYDLYPHRTVIDNLTDAIGLEFPKELAIRKAVITLGMAGFTPEKSKAILNRLPSELSDGERHRVALAQVLIREPRLVILDEPTGTMDPLTKKDVKHSILHSRDEMDETFVIVSHDMDFVEEICDRVALMRGGKIVSIGKTKEILAQVTAEERKD from the coding sequence ATGACCCAGCCATTTGTCAGTGTACGCGATCTCTGTATGGATTACAGCGGTAACCGGGTGCTCGACCATGTCTCGTTCGAGATTCCCGAAGGAGAGATTGTCGGCATCATCGGAAGGAGCGGTGCCGGAAAAAGCGTTCTCATGCACCTGCTGCGTGGCGTCGAGGACCCGCCCACCGGCGGCTCGATCGTTTACCATGTTGCTGCCTGCCCGGACTGCGAATACGTGGATGTCCCGAGCCGGGTAAAAACGGCCTGCCCGAAATGCGGCGGCACGCTCGCGGCGCTCGATGTAGACTTCTGGAACCCTAAAAACGAGGCCCTGAAGTCCCGGGTAATGCACCGGACCGCGATCATGTTCCAGCGGACGTTTGCGCTCTATGGCGACGACCGGGTGATAGAAAACGTGCTGCGTGCGCTCGACGACATCGGGTACCCGTCCGACAATGCGGTGAACCGGGCCGCTGACCTTATCGACCAGGTCCGGCTCTCCCACCGGATGATGCATATTGCCCGCGACCTCTCGGGCGGCGAGAAGCAGCGGGTGGTGCTTGCCCGGCAGCTGGCAAAAGATCCCGCGCTCCTCTTTGCGGACGAACCCACCGGCACGCTCGATCCCGAGACTGCAAAAATCGTCCACGCCATGCTCTCCGAAGCCGCGAAAGCAAACACGATGGGCATGGTTGTCACCTCGCACTTTTCGCAGGTGATCGAGGACATGGCGCATACCGCGATCCTCCTTGTCGACGGGAAGATCGCAGCCATGGGCGAGCCGAGAAAGATCGTGCGGGAGTTCACCCGCAATGCAGCGGAAGACGAGCGCGAGGAAGTACCGGAGTTCGGCAGGACGATCCTTTCGGCACGCGACGTAGCAAAACGGTACATCTCCGCGGACCGCGGCGTTGTGCGGGCAGTCAACCTCGTTACCTTCGATGTAGCGGAAAAGGAGATCTTCGGGATCATCGGCAAAAGCGGCGCCGGTAAGACTACGCTCTCGCGGATTATTGCCGGGATAATCGAGCCCACGAGCGGCGAGATGAACGTGCGGATCGGGGACGAATGGGTGGACATGACCAAACCCGGGATCAACGAGCGCGGCCGGGCAAAGGAGTACATCGGCCTGCTGCACCAGGAGTACGACCTGTACCCGCACCGGACCGTGATCGACAACCTGACCGATGCGATCGGCTTGGAATTCCCCAAAGAACTTGCCATACGCAAAGCCGTGATCACGCTTGGCATGGCCGGGTTCACGCCGGAAAAATCAAAGGCGATCCTAAACCGGCTCCCCTCCGAACTTTCCGACGGGGAGCGGCACCGGGTTGCGCTCGCGCAGGTGCTCATCCGCGAACCGCGCCTCGTCATCCTCGACGAGCCGACCGGGACCATGGACCCCCTCACCAAAAAAGACGTAAAGCATTCGATCCTGCACTCGCGGGACGAGATGGACGAGACCTTTGTGATAGTCTCGCACGATATGGACTTTGTCGAGGAGATCTGCGACCGCGTAGCCCTCATGCGGGGCGGAAAGATCGTCAGTATCGGAAAGACCAAAGAGATCCTCGCACAGGTCACCGCAGAAGAGAGAAAGGACTAA